The Equus caballus isolate H_3958 breed thoroughbred chromosome 13, TB-T2T, whole genome shotgun sequence genome includes a window with the following:
- the NAT16 gene encoding probable N-acetyltransferase 16, with translation MPRSAGLASPPAACPGGHPFGLILRAAGGAAGLRHLLPAAHHQGRVGGGRLLLPSVQRDVLSGGTIILDRQPYRPSESNLCLLAATGPEWRGDSRARPRVLTLCTRPFPILRGGEGTWRHLNTDEFGSDGAQAQSQLLWHLLRQARRLARLNVLCQVSLAPYL, from the coding sequence ATGCCGAGAAGCGCCGGGCTCGCTAGCCCTCCCGCCGCCTGCCCCGGGGGGCATCCTTTTGGTCTGATTCTACGCGCAGCCGGCGGCGCTGCAGGCCTCCGGCACCTTCTCCCCGCTGCCCACCACCAAGGCCGTGTCGGAGGCGGGCGCCTCCTGTTGCCCTCTGTGCAGCGCGACGTGCTTTCGGGCGGGACCATCATCCTGGACCGGCAGCCCTACCGGCCGAGCGAGAGCAACCTGTGCCTGCTGGCGGCCACAGGCCCGGAGTGGCGCGGGGACAGCCGCGCGCGCCCGCGCGTGCTCACGCTGTGCACGCGCCCCTTCCCCATCCTGCGTGGCGGCGAAGGCACGTGGCGCCACCTCAACACCGATGAGTTCGGCAGCGACGGCGCGCAGGCGCAGAGCCAGCTTCTGTGGCACCTGCTGCGCCAGGCCCGGCGCCTCGCCCGCCTCAACGTCCTGTGCCAGGTCTCCCTAGCACCCTACTTGTGA